One window of Lytechinus variegatus isolate NC3 chromosome 2, Lvar_3.0, whole genome shotgun sequence genomic DNA carries:
- the LOC121406969 gene encoding uncharacterized protein LOC121406969 produces the protein MTDAQARKSSRERQPTEKMAALQASEEVKIERKFFKAYGTLKTKVKEAREVVKTGNEEELIRQQIESLEEGEKELVDIFEVLRKNKAPIREVATRMDRANAMVRDGINALEEVLGSLVGPFDAEDRKQIARELLKQEYAQSVFSSSLSEVPGAESSQLPEETPIPDTGSLASRRMVPYHDKASSRPPSDDGVDNPSEFSRTSSIASQQKPPQSTLDMQGFAQTLADSMYRTRLPVPVPSTFSGNPLEFVEFERSFTTLIGDRISAAEKLYYLRQYVTGPAREAIAGFFYGSTESAYEGAWKSLRERYGHPFRVQQAFRDKLNKWPKISARDPEGLQKFADCLKACNDAMPYVDGLAVLNDCNENQKLLGKLPDWLITSWNRIVSVDLENGFYPSFSKFSKFVAQEAKIANNPISSLGAVKGQESFADSGAKASKAKRDGLKRGSALATKGEEKPSNSTNSQRQKGGTKSKDSKTCAMCSSADHQLEKCQKFKDKTLSERKEFIKKGGLCFGCLRKGHMSKECKKRLTCDVCSKRHPSLLHEYRVGTEATSQSSVQGGQDGMDHVSTTSHKLHFGKSINTSMIVPVWVSSEQCPSHEILTYALLDTQSDASFILEDLAEALRVQRQPVKLQLSTMTSSSTIHCDSVSNLVVRGMTTPTKLNIGKSYTRSFIPADREHIPTRDTADKCPHLQEVAREMSALQGCEVGLLIGYNCPRALVPRNVVTGNDTEPYAVQTDLGWSIIGVSNPEGDTSHCGRVATRECPGITPKDVLRALEPDFKQESNSDTSVSQDDVEFINCLGEGISRNEDGHLEMPLPFKKRPEMPNNRRLAEVRLRHLSKKMERDDEYKVQYKAFMSEIIERGYAERAHDAGQEGSTNYIPHHGVFHPQKRKLRVVFDCAARSGGTCLNDHLLKGPDLTNSLTGVLLRFRLHEVALMCDIEKMFFQFRVTEGHKDFLRFLWWEGGETQNKPVDFRMTVHLFGAASSPGCANYGLKYLANAHKDEFPLAACFISRNFYVDDGITSVPETEDAIRLAREAVSLCKKGGIRLHKFVSNSKKVIESIPDSERASGISGQDLSFEDSFERALGIWWNVGNDHLCFKISLKDQPSTRRGILSTVASLYDPLGFVAPVVLKGKRILQEMCRSGIGWDDPIPETLQPAWDSWIVELPKLEKLQIPRCHHPHEFGPLSVVQLHHFSDASTSGYGQCSYVRLVNNKGEVHCCLIYAKARVAPSKVITIPRLELTAAVVSAKVSTMLKNELELQGVQEFFWTDSRVVLGYINNEARRFHTFVANRVQLIRDRTPQEQWHYIPTEENPADHASRGMGPEELVNSKQWLNGPDFLWEQNLSFKDDVPHQLKHGDPEVRVTTFSTNLSQQGLLHRLTRISNWSMMIRVLCRLNVVAKRIRHSKDISVVQSREKAKLSIIQMVQKEAYAEELHLLTHHKPVRSTSKIHSLDPFVDENGVLRVGGRLQKLSMGISHPIILPKQSPVTEALVRHIHQKVHHQGRGVTQNELRAQGYWIVSGSKVVSELVRNCVTCRRLRRPEEVQKMADLPEERTEPTPPFTFVGMDCFGPFMVKRGRSEVKRYGLLFTCFCSRGVHIEMLDDMSTESFILALRCFIAIRGAVRQIRCDQGTNFVGARNELQAAMKEMNADKVEAYLAEKQCEFVFNAPHSSHAGGVWERQIRTIRNVLRATIDLCPGRLTDTALRCLFYEAMTIVNSRPLSMANINDPNADAPLTPNHLLTFKTTTPLPPPGEFPETDMYARKAWRRVQFLLEQFWSRWRKEYLLGLQERQKWTKPHRNLQVGDVVLVIDQEVPRMKWPLAVVTAAAPDADGLVRKVRVRVGNKELDSKGRPLKRPTELLRPIQKIVLLMASS, from the coding sequence ATGACAGATGCGCAAGCGCGAAAATCATCAAGGGAAAGACAGCCCACTGAAAAGATGGCAGCTTTGCAAGCCAGTGAAGAAGTTAAGATAGAGCGAAAGTTTTTCAAAGCATAtggcactctaaaaacaaaagTGAAAGAAGCACGGGAAGTAGTCAAAACAGGGAACGAGGAGGAATTGATCAGGCAACAAATAGAAAGTCTcgaagaaggagaaaaggagTTGGTAGATATTTTCGAAGTTTTGAGGAAGAACAAGGCTCCCATTAGAGAAGTGGCGACTAGGATGGACAGGGCGAATGCCATGGTAAGGGATGGTATAAATGCCCTTGAAGAGGTGTTAGGGTCATTGGTAGGACCTTTTGATGCTGAAGACCGTAAGCAAATAGCAAGAGAACTCTTGAAACAAGAGTATGCACAGTCGGTCTTCAGCTCATCTTTAAGTGAGGTCCCAGGAGCTGAATCAAGTCAGCTTCCTGAAGAAACACCAATCCCTGACACTGGTAGTCTTGCCAGTCGTCGAATGGTGCCTTATCATGACAAGGCTTCCTCACGACCTCCTTCCGATGATGGCGTAGATAATCCGTCAGAATTCTCCAGAACTTCATCTATCGCCAGCCAACAGAAGCCTCCTCAGTCAACATTAGATATGCAAGGGTTTGCACAGACACTTGCAGATAGCATGTACCGGACTAGGCTTCCGGTTCCGGTTCCCTCCACTTTCAGCGGAAACCCTCTTGAATTCGTAGAGTTCGAGAGGAGTTTCACCACCTTAATAGGTGATAGAATTTCTGCAGCCGAGAAATTATATTACCTCAGGCAGTATGTGACAGGACCAGCAAGAGAGGCTATTGCTGGTTTCTTTTACGGATCAACAGAATCTGCTTACGAAGGTGCATGGAAAAGCCTTAGGGAAAGATACGGTCATCCATTTAGGGTGCAGCAGGCATTCAGAGACAAGCTCAACAAGTGGCCTAAGATTTCCGCAAGGGATCCGGAGGGTTTGCAGAAGTTTGCAGATTGCCTAAAGGCTTGCAATGATGCAATGCCTTATGTTGATGGACTTGCAGTCTTAAACGACTGCAATGAAAATCAAAAACTCCTAGGGAAACTGCCTGATTGGTTAATAACCAGTTGGAACAGAATTGTCTCTGTAGACCTTGAAAATGGATTTTATCCTTCATTTTCTAAGTTTTCAAAGTTTGTTGCTCAAGAGGCAAAGATCGCAAATAATCCCATCTCCTCTTTAGGAGCTGTCAAGGGACAAGAATCCTTTGCAGATTCAGGCGCAAAGGCCTCCAAGGCCAAACGTGATGGCCTGAAGAGGGGATCTGCCCTGGCTACCAAAGGTGAAGAAAAGCCTTCTAATAGTACAAACAGTCAGAGGCAAAAGGGTGGCACAAAGTCTAAGGATTCAAAGACTTGTGCCATGTGTTCCTCTGCAGACCACCAGTTAGAGAAATGCCAGAAGTTCAAAGATAAAACGCTGTCTGAGCGGAAAGAGTTTATTAAGAAAGGTGGACTGTGCTTTGGATGCCTGCGTAAAGGGCACATGAGCAAAGAGTGCAAGAAGAGGCTCACATGTGATGTGTGCAGCAAGCGCCATCCATCTCTACTCCATGAATATCGAGTTGGTACAGAGGCCACAAGTCAGTCCTCTGTCCAAGGAGGCCAAGATGGAATGGATCATGTATCCACCACCTCACATAAATTACACTTTGGAAAATCAATCAACACATCTATGATTGTTCCAGTGTGGGTGTCTTCAGAACAATGTCCTTCTCATGAAATACTCACATATGCTCTGTTAGATACACAAAGCGATGCCTCATTTATCCTTGAAGACTTGGCTGAGGCTTTAAGAGTTCAGAGACAACCTGTGAAGTTACAGCTGTCCACAATGACGTCTTCATCTACGATTCATTGTGACTCTGTATCCAACCTTGTAGTAAGAGGTATGACAACTCCCACAAAGCTCAACATTGGTAAAAGTTACACCCGCAGTTTTATTCCTGCAGACAGAGAACACATTCCTACGAGGGATACGGCCGACAAGTGCCCGCATCTCCAAGAAGTAGCTCGAGAAATGTCGGCTCTACAAGGGTGTGAAGTTGGGCTATTAATAGGGTACAACTGCCCTCGAGCTTTAGTACCAAGAAATGTTGTCACTGGCAATGACACAGAGCCTTACGCCGTTCAAACCGATTTGGGTTGGAGCATTATTGGTGTATCAAATCCAGAAGGTGACACAAGTCACTGCGGAAGAGTTGCAACTCGAGAGTGTCCTGGAATAACTCCCAAGGATGTCTTAAGAGCATTGGAACCTGATTTCAAGCAGGAATCAAATAGTGACACGTCCGTCTCGCAGGATGATGTGGAATTCATCAACTGCCTAGGAGAAGGTATCTCCCGGAATGAGGACGGTCACCTAGAAATGCCGCTGCCCTTCAAGAAAAGGCCAGAGATGCCAAACAACAGGCGTCTTGCAGAAGTAAGGTTACGCCATCTTTCTAAGAAGATGGAACGCGATGATGAATACAAGGTTCAGTATAAGGCCTTCATGTCCGAAATAATCGAACGAGGCTATGCTGAACGTGCTCATGATGCTGGCCAAGAAGGGAGCACAAATTACATCCCTCATCATGGCGTCTTTCATCCTCAAAAGAGAAAACTGAGAGTAGTCTTTGACTGCGCAGCAAGGTCCGGTGGCACTTGCCTCAATGATCATCTACTTAAAGGTCCTGACCTGACAAATTCACTGACAGGTGTGTTACTCCGGTTTCGACTCCATGAGGTGGCATTGATGTGCGACATTGAAAAAATGTTCTTTCAGTTTCGTGTCACGGAAGGCCATAAAGACTTCCTCCGCTTCTTATGGTGGGAGGGAGGCGAGACCCAGAACAAGCCAGTCGACTTTCGGATGACGGTACATCTTTTTGGTGCTGCATCCTCACCAGGCTGTGCGAATTATGGTCTTAAGTACCTTGCCAATGCTCACAAGGATGAGTTCCCCTTAGCTGCTTGTTTCATAAGCAGAAACTTCTACGTGGACGACGGCATAACAAGTGTGCCAGAAACGGAGGATGCTATCCGTCTGGCAAGAGAAGCCGTTAGTCTTTGCAAGAAGGGTGGCATTCGGCTACACAAATTCGTATCCAACAGCAAGAAAGTCATTGAGAGCATTCCGGACTCGGAACGTGCCAGTGGGATTTCGGGTCAAGACCTCAGTTTTGAGGATTCCTTTGAACGGGCTCTCGGAATCTGGTGGAACGTTGGTAACGATCACCTTTGCTTCAAAATATCGCTTAAGGATCAACCAAGTACGAGACGAGGTATTCTGTCGACTGTGGCATCTTTGTATGACCCACTTGGTTTCGTGGCTCCTGTAGTACTGAAAGGGAAACGGATATTACAAGAGATGTGCCGCAGCGGAATCGGATGGGATGACCCAATCCCTGAGACTTTGCAGCCAGCGTGGGATAGCTGGATTGTAGAGCTTCCGAAATTAGAGAAACTCCAGATACCTAGATGTCATCACCCCCATGAATTTGGTCCATTATCAGTTGTTCAGCTCCATCACTTCTCCGATGCAAGCACATCAGGTTATGGCCAGTGCTCTTATGTGAGACTGGTAAACAACAAGGGAGAAGTGCATTGTTGCCTGATTTATGCCAAGGCTAGAGTGGCGCCATCCAAGGTAATCACCATACCTAGGCTGGAGCTAACGGCCGCAGTGGTGTCGGCAAAGGTGAGCACAATGCTTAAGAATGAACTGGAGCTTCAAGGAGTTCAAGAGTTCTTTTGGACTGATTCTCGTGTGGTCTTAGGATATATCAATAATGAGGCTCGTCGTTTCCACACCTTTGTGGCAAATAGAGTACAACTCATTAGAGATAGGACTCCTCAAGAGCAATGGCATTATATTCCCACAGAGGAAAACCCGGCCGATCACGCGTCAAGAGGGATGGGTCCGGAAGAATTAGTTAATTCCAAGCAATGGTTAAATGGACCAGATTTTCTGTGGGAACAAAATCTTAGCTTCAAAGATGATGTACCACATCAATTGAAGCATGGTGACCCTGAGGTAAGGGTGACCACATTCTCAACCAATCTGTCACAACAGGGTCTACTGCATCGTCTTACCAGGATCTCCAACTGGTCTATGATGATCAGAGTATTGTGCCGGTTGAATGTGGTTGCCAAGAGAATCAGGCACTCAAAGGATATCTCAGTTGTGCAAAGTAGAGAAAAGGCGAAATTGTCCATCATTCAGATGGTACAGAAAGAGGCCTATGCAGAAGAACTGCATTTGCTGACTCACCACAAACCTGTGAGAAGTACGAGTAAGATCCATTCCCTCGATCCATTTGTGGATGAGAATGGAGTACTTCGAGTTGGCGGAAGGCTGCAAAAGCTTTCCATGGGAATATCACACCCAATCATTCTTCCAAAGCAAAGTCCAGTAACTGAAGCCCTGGTTCGACACATCCACCAGAAGGTCCATCATCAGGGTAGAGGTGTCACTCAAAACGAGTTGCGAGCACAAGGATACTGGATTGTCAGTGGATCCAAAGTTGTGTCGGAGTTAGTGAGGAATTGTGTGACATGCAGGCGACTGCGTAGACCAGAAGAGGTGCAAAAAATGGCAGACCTGCCTGAAGAACGCACCGAGCCCACACCCCCATTCACATTCGTTGGCATGGATTGTTTCGGACCATTCATGGTCAAAAGGGGCCGTTCCGAAGTCAAGCGATACGGACTGCTATTCACCTGCTTCTGTTCCCGCGGTGTACACATTGAGATGCTAGATGATATGTCCACTGAATCATTCATCCTTGCCCTTCGATGTTTCATCGCCATCAGGGGAGCAGTCCGGCAGATCCGGTGTGATCAAGGAACCAATTTTGTTGGAGCCAGAAACGAACTCCAGGCGGCAATGAAGGAAATGAATGCTGATAAGGTGGAGGCTTATCTTGCAGAGAAGCAATGCGAATTCGTTTTCAATGCTCCACACTCAAGTCATGCTGGCGGGGTATGGGAGAGGCAGATTCGAACTATTCGAAATGTTCTAAGAGCCACAATAGATCTGTGCCCAGGAAGGTTAACAGATACAGCTCTACGCTGCCTTTTCTATGAAGCTATGACAATCGTGAACAGTCGCCCCTTGTCGATGGCCAACATAAATGACCCAAATGCAGATGCCCCACTCACGCCAAATCATCTGCTCACCTTCAAGACTACCACTCCGCTACCCCCTCCTGGAGAATTCCCGGAGACGGACATGTACGCCCGAAAGGCTTGGAGAAGGGTGCAGTTCTTGTTGGAGCAGTTTTGGTCTCGGTGGCGCAAAGAATACTTGCTGGGGCTGCAGGAGCGTCAGAAATGGACAAAGCCCCACCGAAATCTCCAAGTAGGAGATGTAGTACTTGTTATTGACCAGGAGGTACCGCGTATGAAATGGCCTCTGGCTGTTGTGACCGCAGCTGCTCCGGATGCAGATGGTTTGGTGAGAAAGGTCCGTGTTCGCGTCGGTAACAAAGAACTTGATAGCAAGGGAAGACCTTTGAAGAGGCCAACAGAGCTTTTGAGGCCCATTCAGAAGATAGTTCTCCTCATGGCGTCAAGTTAA